The Microbacterium sp. LWO12-1.2 genome includes a window with the following:
- a CDS encoding Lrp/AsnC family transcriptional regulator, with translation MPGLDRIDLELLAALADDPRITIVALAENLGLSRNTIQARMARLEQTGIFLSYERSFAPEVLGFPLQAFVSIGVRQTELPRIINELARIPEVVQAHGLSGSIDLLARVACRDARHLFDTDARILSIEGVERTETSLAMGEVIPFRVAGLIGLARRES, from the coding sequence ATGCCTGGACTGGACCGCATCGATCTCGAGCTTCTCGCCGCACTCGCCGACGATCCCCGCATCACGATCGTCGCTCTCGCGGAGAATCTCGGTCTCTCGCGCAACACGATCCAGGCGCGGATGGCCCGGCTGGAGCAGACAGGTATCTTCCTCTCGTACGAGCGCTCCTTCGCGCCCGAGGTTCTCGGCTTCCCGCTGCAGGCCTTCGTCAGCATCGGAGTCCGCCAGACCGAGCTCCCCCGCATCATCAACGAGCTCGCACGCATCCCCGAGGTCGTGCAAGCGCACGGTCTGAGCGGATCCATCGATCTCCTCGCTCGTGTGGCCTGCCGCGACGCCCGTCATCTGTTCGACACGGACGCGCGGATCCTCTCGATCGAGGGCGTCGAGCGTACAGAGACCTCGCTCGCGATGGGCGAGGTCATCCCGTTCCGGGTCGCCGGACTCATCGGCCTCGCGCGACGGGAATCCTGA
- the pdhA gene encoding pyruvate dehydrogenase (acetyl-transferring) E1 component subunit alpha, which produces MSPQITPIADSTQDLELTERLLAPDGTRVAHPDLDPYVADIDAAQLRALLRDMVILRRIDAEGVALQRQGQLGLWAPCQGQEATQIGTARALAPQDYVFPSYRETGVIYARGAQPGDFVRMWRGEEGAGHDPAALRVAPLQIIIGAQTLHAVGYALGIRHDGADEVAVTYFGDGATSQGDVNEAMIFAASYQAPVVFVCQNNHWAISEPVALQSQYPIAGRAPGFGIPSLRVDGNDVLACMAAMRWALDHARAGKGPAYIEAVTYRMGPHTTADDPTRYRDEAELEEWRRRDPIARLDAHLRSIGELDESQLAEIQSAADVVAKDMRAACLSMVTRAPLAVFDGVYAEPHAGLDRQRDEYAAYLAGFEGEA; this is translated from the coding sequence ATGTCACCGCAGATCACGCCCATCGCCGATTCGACCCAGGACCTGGAGCTCACCGAGCGCCTCCTGGCTCCGGATGGAACCCGCGTCGCGCACCCCGACCTCGACCCCTACGTCGCCGACATCGACGCCGCGCAGTTGCGCGCTCTTCTGCGCGACATGGTGATCCTTCGCCGCATCGACGCCGAGGGCGTGGCGCTGCAGCGTCAGGGGCAGCTCGGCCTCTGGGCCCCGTGTCAGGGGCAGGAGGCGACGCAGATCGGGACGGCCCGCGCGCTGGCCCCCCAGGACTACGTCTTCCCGAGCTACCGCGAGACCGGTGTCATCTACGCCCGCGGCGCTCAGCCGGGAGACTTCGTACGGATGTGGCGCGGGGAGGAGGGAGCGGGGCACGATCCTGCCGCCCTGCGCGTCGCGCCGCTGCAGATCATCATCGGCGCCCAGACCCTGCACGCCGTCGGCTACGCGCTCGGCATCCGTCATGACGGCGCCGACGAGGTCGCAGTGACCTACTTCGGCGACGGTGCGACCAGCCAGGGTGATGTCAACGAGGCCATGATCTTCGCCGCCTCGTACCAGGCGCCGGTGGTCTTCGTCTGCCAGAACAACCATTGGGCGATCTCCGAGCCGGTCGCACTGCAGTCCCAGTACCCGATCGCCGGGCGCGCGCCGGGCTTCGGCATTCCGAGTCTTCGTGTCGACGGCAACGACGTCCTGGCCTGCATGGCGGCGATGCGATGGGCGCTCGATCATGCCAGGGCGGGCAAGGGGCCCGCATACATCGAGGCCGTCACGTACCGGATGGGGCCCCACACCACGGCTGATGACCCGACGCGCTACCGCGACGAGGCGGAGCTCGAGGAGTGGCGTCGCCGCGACCCGATCGCGCGTCTCGACGCTCACCTCCGCAGCATCGGTGAACTCGACGAGTCGCAGCTGGCGGAGATCCAGTCGGCTGCCGACGTCGTCGCCAAGGACATGCGTGCGGCCTGCCTCTCCATGGTCACGCGAGCGCCCCTCGCGGTGTTCGACGGCGTCTACGCCGAGCCGCACGCCGGATTGGACCGCCAGCGCGACGAGTACGCCGCGTACCTGGCCGGCTTCGAAGGTGAGGCATGA
- a CDS encoding alpha-ketoacid dehydrogenase subunit beta, with protein sequence MGEMTLGKALGAGLRRAMRDDEKVVLLGEDIGKLGGVFRITDGLLDEFGAQRVIDTPLAESGIVGTAVGLAFRGYRPVVEIQFDGFVYPAFDQIVAQVAKLHYRTQGRVKMPITIRIPWAGGIGAAEHHSESPEAYFVHTAGLRVVAVSNPADAYRSLRQAIACDDPVIFFEPKRLYHHKGEVDLDASLADAPPMGLASVVRTGHDVSLITYGAMVGTALQAAEAADDEGISIEVIDLRSLSPVDYDSVAASVRKTGRVVVAHEASREAGVAAEVIASITERCFEYLESAPLRVTGHDIPYPPAKLEKFHLPDLDRLLDAVDRVLDRPNSLTEVDA encoded by the coding sequence ATGGGGGAGATGACTCTGGGCAAGGCACTCGGCGCCGGCCTGCGACGGGCGATGCGGGATGACGAGAAGGTCGTTCTGCTCGGCGAGGACATCGGGAAGCTCGGTGGCGTGTTCCGCATCACCGATGGACTGCTCGACGAGTTCGGTGCCCAGCGCGTGATCGACACACCGCTCGCGGAGTCCGGAATCGTCGGCACTGCGGTCGGATTGGCCTTCCGCGGCTACCGGCCGGTCGTCGAGATCCAGTTCGACGGATTCGTCTACCCGGCGTTCGATCAGATCGTCGCCCAGGTCGCCAAGCTCCACTACCGCACCCAGGGGCGGGTGAAGATGCCGATCACGATCCGTATTCCGTGGGCCGGAGGGATCGGCGCGGCCGAGCATCACTCGGAGTCGCCAGAGGCCTACTTCGTGCACACCGCCGGTCTCCGTGTCGTCGCGGTGTCGAACCCGGCCGATGCGTATCGGAGTCTTCGCCAGGCGATCGCCTGCGACGATCCGGTGATCTTCTTCGAACCGAAGCGTCTCTACCATCACAAGGGCGAGGTCGACCTTGATGCCTCGCTGGCGGATGCTCCGCCGATGGGGCTGGCCAGTGTCGTACGAACCGGTCACGACGTCTCACTCATCACGTACGGCGCGATGGTCGGCACCGCGCTGCAAGCAGCGGAAGCTGCGGACGACGAGGGCATCTCGATCGAGGTGATCGATCTGCGCTCACTCTCGCCCGTCGACTACGACTCGGTCGCGGCCTCCGTTCGCAAGACCGGTCGAGTCGTGGTCGCTCACGAAGCGTCGCGGGAAGCCGGCGTCGCCGCCGAAGTGATCGCCAGCATCACGGAGCGCTGCTTCGAGTACCTCGAATCCGCACCGCTGCGGGTGACCGGTCATGACATCCCTTACCCGCCCGCGAAGTTGGAGAAGTTCCACCTGCCTGACCTCGATCGTCTTCTCGACGCGGTGGATCGCGTGCTCGACCGGCCGAACAGCCTCACGGAGGTGGACGCATGA
- a CDS encoding dihydrolipoamide acetyltransferase family protein: MIAEFRLPDLGEGLTEAEVVQWLVAPGDAVTLNQTLAEVETAKAVVELPSPYAGTVSTLHADAGETVAVGAPLIAFDVEGETDEVPSPDAEEKAQPNLVGYGAAPTATGRPARRARRSTGARSAADTAVLEAAPHDAVPSASVEQVIERPRSTPPVRAHAKRLGIDLVLVAAAVGDRLITRNDVDAYAERTGSSHGEAPAAAPSAPGIPATAAALTPGERETRIPIRGVRKHTAAAMVASAFTAPHVTVFHTVDVTETMDLLAGLREDRALAAHRIGPLAVIAKVVCLALSRTPGLNAHWDEAAGEIVQFHYVDLGIAAATERGLIVPNIRDADRLSLVELSEALKSLAETARAGKTSPAELVGGTFSISNIGVFGVDAGTPILPPGQSGILAVGAVRRQPWEHRGEIALRQVMTLSLSFDHRLVDGAEGARFLKDVADVLEQPGRAMLLR, from the coding sequence ATGATCGCCGAGTTCCGACTGCCCGACCTCGGAGAAGGTCTCACGGAAGCGGAGGTCGTGCAGTGGCTGGTCGCGCCGGGCGACGCAGTGACGCTGAATCAGACGCTCGCCGAGGTCGAGACCGCCAAAGCGGTCGTGGAGCTGCCGTCGCCGTATGCGGGCACCGTGTCGACACTGCACGCGGACGCGGGCGAGACCGTCGCGGTCGGCGCACCGCTCATCGCCTTCGATGTGGAGGGGGAGACTGACGAGGTTCCTTCGCCGGACGCCGAGGAGAAGGCGCAGCCGAACCTCGTCGGCTACGGTGCAGCACCGACTGCCACCGGTCGTCCCGCCCGCCGCGCACGTCGCAGCACGGGGGCGAGGTCCGCAGCGGACACCGCGGTGCTCGAAGCGGCGCCGCACGACGCGGTGCCGTCCGCGAGCGTCGAGCAGGTGATCGAGAGGCCCAGATCGACGCCTCCCGTGCGCGCCCATGCCAAGCGCCTCGGAATCGATCTCGTGCTGGTCGCTGCTGCCGTCGGCGATCGCCTGATCACCCGCAACGACGTGGATGCCTACGCCGAGCGCACCGGTTCCAGCCACGGTGAAGCGCCGGCGGCGGCGCCCTCGGCACCTGGCATCCCCGCGACCGCTGCCGCGCTGACGCCGGGCGAACGCGAGACGAGGATCCCGATCCGCGGCGTGCGCAAGCACACTGCTGCGGCGATGGTGGCCAGCGCGTTCACGGCTCCCCATGTCACGGTGTTCCACACGGTCGATGTCACGGAGACAATGGATCTCCTCGCCGGGCTCCGAGAAGATCGGGCGCTCGCTGCACACCGGATCGGTCCGCTCGCCGTGATCGCGAAGGTCGTCTGTCTCGCGCTGTCCCGCACTCCCGGCCTCAATGCGCACTGGGACGAGGCCGCAGGCGAGATCGTGCAGTTCCACTACGTCGACCTCGGCATCGCAGCCGCGACCGAGCGCGGTCTCATCGTGCCGAACATCCGGGATGCGGATCGTCTCTCGCTCGTCGAGTTGAGTGAGGCGCTCAAGTCCCTCGCGGAGACGGCGCGTGCGGGCAAGACGTCTCCGGCTGAGCTGGTCGGGGGGACATTCTCGATCTCGAACATCGGTGTCTTCGGTGTCGATGCGGGAACACCGATCCTGCCACCAGGTCAATCCGGCATTCTCGCGGTGGGTGCGGTGCGTCGTCAGCCGTGGGAGCACCGCGGCGAGATCGCGCTGCGTCAGGTGATGACGCTGAGCCTTTCGTTCGACCACCGTCTCGTCGACGGTGCCGAGGGCGCGCGATTCCTCAAGGACGTCGCCGACGTGCTCGAGCAGCCCGGTCGCGCGATGCTGCTCAGGTAG
- a CDS encoding TetR/AcrR family transcriptional regulator — MTTPTTARDRAKAERSDAILHEAARLFAARGYNGVSLEDIGAAVGVSGPAVYRHFAGKQALLGAVLVKVSNDLVTGGTVVAAASAEPEERMRSLIRFHVDFALGNAEVIQVQDRDVAHLSDEDRAEVRRLQRTYIEVWIEALAPLLTATPEELRLRVQACFGLINSTPHSTRATTRAHTATATVLAAMADAALRAAT, encoded by the coding sequence ATGACAACCCCGACGACTGCCAGGGACCGCGCCAAAGCCGAGCGCTCCGATGCGATCCTCCATGAGGCCGCGCGTCTCTTCGCCGCGCGCGGATACAACGGCGTCAGCCTCGAGGACATCGGCGCAGCGGTCGGCGTCTCCGGACCTGCCGTCTACCGGCACTTCGCCGGAAAGCAAGCTCTCCTCGGCGCCGTGCTGGTGAAGGTGAGCAACGACCTCGTCACCGGTGGGACAGTCGTCGCCGCAGCGTCTGCAGAACCCGAAGAGCGGATGCGGTCGCTGATTCGCTTCCATGTGGACTTCGCCCTCGGAAATGCGGAGGTCATCCAGGTGCAGGACCGGGATGTCGCCCATCTGTCCGATGAGGATCGCGCCGAGGTGCGTCGGTTGCAGCGCACCTACATCGAGGTGTGGATCGAGGCCCTCGCGCCCCTTCTGACGGCTACGCCCGAAGAGCTGCGGCTGCGGGTGCAGGCGTGCTTCGGCCTGATCAACTCGACCCCGCACAGCACGCGGGCGACCACCAGAGCGCACACCGCCACCGCGACCGTGCTGGCCGCGATGGCGGATGCCGCGTTGCGCGCCGCTACCTGA